tgtgtgtgttaccAGTTTGGTTTGGTTCAGAAGCACAATCAAATATACAGGATGTTGACCGGTGTGGGCTTGATTCACATCTGTGCTGTTTTAATGATCTTTAGGTATCTCAGaagtataatttctttttttttttttctttggcaggCTTCCCAAAATACGGAGACTTCTTCAGGTACATACcagaacatttatttctatgaTGTGCAAGAACTTTCACATAATTCATCACTGTTACATTAATGACCAATTTAACTGAAGGAGAATTTTTGGAACAAAACTACATTGTCATTTTTGCTAGCTCTTGGATCTTTCAGTTATTGGCTAAATATTTTACCCGTTGGTAAGAACTGTAAAAAATACTGAAGGGCTGAGGGACCAGTGGTGCTGGGCCACCAGTTCTGTAGACTATCGCTGTTAATGGTTTTCTCCAGCAAGGCGCTGGCTGTAGTGAACGTGCTGGCACCAACGGAACCGCAGGTCGTTGTTCCTGGAGTGCTGAGCAGGGCCGTTCCTCCTGTGCGCTGTTAAGGTGCATTCCTAGCCCATCTGTGATTTCTGGGGAAAATTACATCAGCACTGAACAAGTGGTAAGCTTGATGCATCAGAGTTACCTGAAGGATGTCAGGATGGGGCTGGATTAAATCCAGACTATACTGTTGTAGGAACACTCACAAATAGGAATTTTGCTACTGCAGGGTACTTGATGCTTAATAGCTAAGGTATGgcttttgaaaatactgttcaatcctttattttttttttactttcatttccCCTCCTCTACAGGCAATCCATCACAGTCTTGTACTCAGAGGAACTCCCGAAGGGGCATCCCGAGGAACGTTGTCAGGAGACCTGTTGCCTCAAAATCAAAGGAGAGCACTGCTGCCTTGGAGAGCTGCGCTCCTGCCGCGCAGGGAGCTCTTCCAGCCCAAGGGCAAAGGCAGAAGCCTAAAACTGTCTCAGAATTACTGAGAGAGAAGCGGCTAAGAGAATCCCGGGCTAAGAAAGCTATGCAAAGGACAGTGTTTGTTGCCCCACAGATGCTGGTTTCGGGACCACTGATAATCCAGCATCCACCCCAGCAAATCGTTCCTTCTGCACAAGCAGGGAACAAACCTGCAGCAGCCGGTTGTACAAATGGCCAAGTACAGCGTGCACCAGCTCCATTGCCAGCATTTACTTCTGTTGCGGCTTCAACTTCTACCACTATCGTGCTTGGAAACCATTCCTCATCAGTGCCAGAAACTGGGGAAAGCCCTGGTTCCTCACAAGGGACAGAACCACAATCCAGTAAAGAACTAAAAGAGCAAGCTTCGGAAAGCAGCCCCGAGGGAGCATTTTTTCCAGGCTTGaatccagctgcagcagagaaggCCCCAGATCCGGGAGGGAGCAGTGGTCAGGTCCTGGCTGGTAGCTCAGCTTCAGTACTGTTGCAAAACCAAGCTTTTGTGCCACATCAGATTACAGTGGTGCCTGTTGGCATTGAGTCTGGTGCCAGCAAATTGTCTCTTTCCACACCAGTTGCCTGTGAGCCGAACAGTGATGCGCCTCAGCAGAGGCCAGTCAGTCTCTTGCCTGCTCTTGTAACTCCACAAACTGGTTCGCATTTGCTtcccaacagcatcctgccatTCACATGGGTTGTAACGCCACAGGCTTTGCTCCCCGCCGCTGTACAAACCGTGGTGAGTGTTCCCCAAGgactgccagctcctgctgtgacAAATCAGTGTGAGACAACTGTGACTTCCAACAGCAATGGGTCTGTCTCAGGGGTGCCTCCTGTACCAGCGGCAGCAAAGACGCCTCAGCCCAGCGGTGCAGAGACAAAAGCACCGAGTGCCCAGTTAGCCGGAGAAGCACCTTTGGGCAAGACAGCCAACCATTCTACAGTTCTACCCGTGACCTCGGAGAGTGCTGGCTGTGCCACATCCAGCGTTTCTTCTGCAACACCTGCATGTTCAGATGGCTCCTCCAAGGCCTCTGACTTCTCCCTGGCTCAGACTGCTCTTCCAGctggtgctccagccctgcatgctgtgctgctgcctcaaTCACAGCTGCCTGCAAGCACTCAAGGGTCTGATTCCCAACCTGCGTCGAGTCTTTCTAGCTCGGGAAAGAGCCATGACTCCATTACAACAAATGGATCATCCTCCAGTTCAAGTGTCATCGCAAAAGGGCTTGTGCTCCAGCCAGGAAATCCAGTTCCTTGTAATGATGTTCCAGGAAACACTGATGGTTTTGCTGcacaagcactgaaaaatacacCTATTGCCTCCAAACCACAGACTACGCAGGCAGCTGACACCCCAGCCCAGCCAACCACGTCCAGTGCGGAAAAAAACCTACTTGACTTCAGCCTGATTTCCCTCGAAGATGAGGGGGTAGTGAAGGAGTGGCTGAGTGGGAAACGAGGTGTCCAGGTGCCATCCCTGCAAACCAGGTTGCCTTATTTCCCGCCTTTTCTGTGCAACTTAAAAACTCTCTCCAGGCTacttctgcagaaagcagctctgGAAGAGCAAGCggcctctcttctgccttctgATACTGGTCAggatgggggcactggggtaGATTTGGACGCTATCGGAGAACTGGTGCAGCGGGAACTTGGCGATAACCCTGCCTACCTCCTGCTGAAAGCCAGATTCCTGGCAGCCTTTACACTCCCAGCTGTACTGGCAACTCTGCCTCCTCCAAAAGTGATAACAACTCTGTCAGGCAGCAGGAAGCAATATGAAGAGAGTGATGAAGAGGAGTGGCAGAGTGAGAAGGAAGCATCTGAGGAAGAGAGCTGTGGGAATGAATTAACAGGTGTGCGGCTGGATGGGACAGTTGCTGATGAGCCTGGAGACAAAGATGCTGATGCACTAAATCAGGTAAAACAGAGGTGCCAgggaataaaagcagaaagttaCTGCCAGCTAAATATTGCTCCCACTGTTAATTAAATGTAGGAGAAATGTGGCCCTGAAGAAGCACGGGCTTGCAGctgataaaaggaaaagctcTGTAGCTCAGCTGCGAGTCCCTTAGTACTCACGAGCAAAAAGCCTGTGTTTCATGTTCATGTTTGATACCCAGGAGTGGGTATCAAAGCTCGTTTCCTCTTACAGTTTATAATCTGCTGCACAGACTCCTGTATTTTTGAAATCAGGcccttttttttcactgcatgtGTCCTTTAAACCCCAATAATATTAGGAGAGTTTTCTGCATTTGCTCCTATTGCCATTTGAGGTCTTCCTCCTTAATTGTTTTATATGACTAGAGATTATTAAGTATAAGGATCGATGTAAGCCATAATTTCCTGTTTTGGAAAGCTTTCTGAGCTCCCTAATACAAAAAGCTGGCGGAAGGGGTTCTTTGCAGTGATGCCAACTCGCATGGTCTCGATagtctcttctgcttctgttgcAGGACACGGGAGCTGGAGAGATTGCTGCACAATCTGTCTGGGACTCCGGTGCCGATGTGGCTGATGCTCCTCAAATCAGGAGAAGCGCCCGCttcaggaaaaggaggaggataTGAGAAGGAAATGTTAGTAGCTACTCTGTGAATCTTGTATTTCGTGCCCAAGAAGAGAACTTAAAATGCATCCGTCTGTGGTACAGCTTAGACAATGAATCATGGTCCTAGGAAAGGAGTGAAATTATCTCGGCTTTTGTTCCATGAGGACACAGAGTTCTACAATCACCCATTAATCACAGACTAAAACTAACACTTGAACTTTCAGGGGGAAGGAAGTTGATGTCTGCATGATAAAATTATATACGAAAGTCAGGAAGTTCAAACATTTGACAGCCTTTTAGTCCGTGCTGCTGCCTACTGATATTAGACTTGGTTGGTAGCACCCTACAGACTTGGCTGCTAAAATAAAACTCGTTTAATAATAAGAGAGTCAGGGTTTGTGGGCCAGGAAAGCCTGGGCAGCGGCTGCTGATGGGAGGGTTTGTGTATGAGTGCTGAACACTCGCAACAAGCCAAAGTAAATCCTTGCTGCAGGTTCCAGCGAGCAAGTGGGTACCTCGTTGGAGTTTGTCGTTAACACTTGATCTTTGGCCaactttgtggggttttttttccctttgtatgGCTTCATTTATCTAGATGTATAACAGCAGCTTCTATAGGGTATAAGTGTGTGATGTTAATATATGTTGAGGCTTTTGGAGAAATAGACCAGATGAACATGAGTGGTGCTTGATGAACATAGTTGTCAAGATGAGACTGTTTGGGTTTTACCTTTAAAATTGGTTTTAGAAGCTCCAAAACAGCAGCTTCCCTATAAAAATGCTGTGACTAATAGGAGTTGTTGTGCTTTGTTCCAGGAGCCATGTGCATGAAGTCTGCCTCCCTACCCCGCAGCAGGAGATACTCTTTGCACTATTCACTTTGAACACTTTCCAACAGACTACAGGGACCcggagaagagaggaaaatggcTGGACTGGTTTCCCCATCGCCCAACAAAGTCTGCGTCTTTAGACAAGTTGCAAAAAATGGAACAAAGTGGCTGGAGGGAAGCCTTCCAGGCACAGACCAGTTCTGTTCTCTTTCCAACTGGCACCTGGCATAGATGCTTGTGGGGAAGATTGCTGGAGATCTGGGGGAACCAGCAATGGtggttatttatttcctttttgtgctAGCCCCTATTTATGTGAATGCTTATCCATGTTCACAATATGTTGTGCATTGGGTGGCTTTTTAGTGCTGTGACAGTGGTTTGGCTTGATAGCTAACTGACTGAATACTGCTGGATAAGCAGCAGATTAATTTTGTATCAAAATGAGTCTTGAGTGTTTGTTGAAAtacagatgttttatttttctcacttaAAAATTACCAGCATattctgtgtgggttttttttggctaaaCGGTGCTTTTAATAACGTGTGTATGAGTGTGATTGctaatgagaaaaatgaagtttgcAAGCTGCATGAAAACCAGGGAGAATGTGGAAAATGAATATGCATGTGGCTGAAAATGCAGGAGTGAATTAGGCTTGGattctttcttcattcttcCACAGCCTGCCCTGTGCAAACATTAGCAAATCACTTAACAAAAACTTATTTCTTCATTCATAAACCAGCAATTTCTGTCTTACAGAGATGTGCAAGGCTAGCTGAGTCAAAGCTGATAAAATCTAGTGGGAAAGTGCTGCAGGAAGCTTTGTTCCACCTCACTGGTTAAACCTGAGGGAGTGTGGTGGTGAGTTCAGAGCGCTGGGAGGTGGAACTGCCACgagagctggggcagggggtaCCCGTGTGGCTGTAATTGCGTGTCAAGCCATTATGGAGCAAAAGGAAGGATTGTGAAAtggttttccttctgaagtGTGCTTTATTTTCCATAAGCCAGTATAGATAACATTTTTCCCAGAAATTCAGATCTCTGCCATGCAGTTCTATGTGCTGTTCAGCACAGGGCTGTTACTGTGAGGCCCTGGCAGTAGAAGTGACCTGTGCACCAAAcgattgttttcctttgcaaatgCCATTCAAGAAATGCCCTTGTAATCTTACTGCTTGTGCAAAACACTTTGCATAACTATAAGAATCAGCtgtctttgttctttttcagcATTAAACGGATCTGTTACTATAGAACAAAACCTGCTGAGGCTAGATTGGTTAATTAGCAGATGTCCTGATTACCTTCAGCAAGGGCATAGCTAAAAGAGGTACTGTATCTTTTTTTAGTATAAAGCTAATTTAATGTCTAAGCAAGAGCACAGGCTTAAAGAATCTCTGAGCATCTCTGCCCAACTCCTAATGATAACATGGAGAAACTCTCCAGAAActtcaaaagcagaacaaagagTAGAGTGGGAAGCTAATGGGAAAATGTGTCACGCTGCCATGGTATCAGAGCGTGTGTGTTCTTGAGACTTTTGTAAAACAGAATGTTAGTGAGTTCTTgttgcagctgcagttcagggcTGCGGGAAGGCGGGGAGGCAGTCAAAGGTATGATGTTGATGCTTAAAATCACAGcgctgctggctgtgctgctccttTAATTATCATTAGAGCCACAGCCTGTAATTTGGGAATCGTGGGTTATGTTCCTTGCTTTGCCAAGACTTCACTCCTTTTCCCTCAAAATACTGAGTTGTCAAAATTACGCTTGAAGCTTAAGGACATCCAGAATTAGAGGCATTATTAGAGAAATCATTCTTTTTGGCTGAACTCTAAACTGAGAGACAGTTTTTGCTGCCACTTGCTTTCCTGTACGAAGATGTTAACAGCTGAAGGGCCATTTGAAGAGCCTTTTCCTTCAAACTCCAGGTTGTTTTGTCCCCTGAAATCAGCTGGACAGACCTACACCTGTGACCTTCACGCTTTTGAGACTTTCTGACCACTACACAAAGAAACTTTCTGGACTCTAGCTGGAAAACAGGCAGAATGAGTTTAAAATCAATGTGTAGTAATGCTGCTGGCTTGCAATGTGAccagtgtttttcttctcccccatCACCCATTCTGgcttccccttttttttttaatttctatttttttccttccctttcccgtCTCAGAGTATAGCCAAGTAGTTTCCTCTTTTCTCAAACCAGTTTTGCTCCTGGAATGATCTTTGCTCTTGCCGGAATAGAAAGGGAGGCTGCACCCAAGACAAGTTTTCTCAGAGCCAGGACACAGATGAGTGTTTCTGGACCAGGAGAGGAGACAAGGAGGCTTTTGGCTGCACAGGCTCAGGTTGGTCCATATAATGCAGAATGGTTTATTTTAGTGAggaagatgtttttattttacagctcTGAGGGAAAGCTGTGGTGTTTATCAACAGGGGAATGCATTTCTTGTAatgtgctggggctggtttGACGTCAGGCAGAGCAAAGGATTTTCTCCGTGACAAGTGACAATTCTCCATGACAAGTGACAATTCTGTGTCAGCCCAGCTCGTTGAAGTTAATTGACAATGTAACATTTAACAAGTATTCCAAAGGCGAAGAAACCTGGGTATAGAGCGGCCTCTCAGG
The genomic region above belongs to Caloenas nicobarica isolate bCalNic1 chromosome 19, bCalNic1.hap1, whole genome shotgun sequence and contains:
- the SNAPC4 gene encoding snRNA-activating protein complex subunit 4 isoform X2 — protein: MIFIQVSLELKLSKRLRLAQIRRDISDLGKSKEKTLLQQSIVSDRLQRLLQPKLLKMSYWNQKLDKVKTEMEKQILEKQIKEVEQEIEAINQLPESELLGNRFDEHDWEKISNIHFDGQRSSEELRRFWQNSEHPSINKKEWTEEEMERLKKIAAKHGYLDWQTIAQELGTNRTPFQCLQKYQVYNKDLKRKEWTKGEDQMLLELVQEMRVGNHIPYKKIAYYMEGRDSAQLIYRWTKSVDPSLKKGPWTPREDAMLLAAVKKYGERDWYKIRTEVPGRSDAQCRDRYLKALHCDVKKGKWSLEEEEQLIELVQKHGLGHWSKIASQLPHRTGSQCLSKWKLMIGSKKKSRPPKHRHVQESSSSSESSSEDVELDLTDSSEEETTTKKEECAIPSIDLWIPTQTNTQESNKGRYQTPSLFSPASELPGAIGDKDKVADKPSELNTLLRGIARPYSTDIVVRNPAEIMNKAFRCGKQVLRVSLENVRRALRNNTCFQRKILAKMLKSPTALTKMSGVSTSGQKVQGLQNITEKTYRQERGRLRRLNLDRRLLMAVTPWVGNVLLPCTFQTGKMGFHQTKAESIQEKIKSVSLASTPLFTLFLQLFQIDTNGCMKIIRERRQRQAELLSANARSPQQASQNTETSSGNPSQSCTQRNSRRGIPRNVVRRPVASKSKESTAALESCAPAAQGALPAQGQRQKPKTVSELLREKRLRESRAKKAMQRTVFVAPQMLVSGPLIIQHPPQQIVPSAQAGNKPAAAGCTNGQVQRAPAPLPAFTSVAASTSTTIVLGNHSSSVPETGESPGSSQGTEPQSSKELKEQASESSPEGAFFPGLNPAAAEKAPDPGGSSGQVLAGSSASVLLQNQAFVPHQITVVPVGIESGASKLSLSTPVACEPNSDAPQQRPVSLLPALVTPQTGSHLLPNSILPFTWVVTPQALLPAAVQTVVSVPQGLPAPAVTNQCETTVTSNSNGSVSGVPPVPAAAKTPQPSGAETKAPSAQLAGEAPLGKTANHSTVLPVTSESAGCATSSVSSATPACSDGSSKASDFSLAQTALPAGAPALHAVLLPQSQLPASTQGSDSQPASSLSSSGKSHDSITTNGSSSSSSVIAKGLVLQPGNPVPCNDVPGNTDGFAAQALKNTPIASKPQTTQAADTPAQPTTSSAEKNLLDFSLISLEDEGVVKEWLSGKRGVQVPSLQTRLPYFPPFLCNLKTLSRLLLQKAALEEQAASLLPSDTGQDGGTGVDLDAIGELVQRELGDNPAYLLLKARFLAAFTLPAVLATLPPPKVITTLSGSRKQYEESDEEEWQSEKEASEEESCGNELTGVRLDGTVADEPGDKDADALNQDTGAGEIAAQSVWDSGADVADAPQIRRSARFRKRRRI